Below is a genomic region from Candidatus Ozemobacteraceae bacterium.
TGCCGCCGTTCCGTCGTCGGTCTTCTCGCCGCCCGCCTTGCGCCCCGGCTTGAACGGGTTCACATCGGGCAGTTGGTTTGCCTCGGGAAGCATCTCTTCGGGAGTGACTCTCTTGCCTTCGACGACCATCAGGCCGCCTTCCTTCGCGCCGGCCGCCCCGCCGCCGACGTAGCCTACGCGCGGCATGCCATGGTCGGCGATGGTCGATCTGGCGTCATATCCGGCGAAGGTTCCCGTCTCGAGGAACTTCTTGGCGACGATCCCCCACATCGAGTTGGGATCGCGCCTGGCATACTCGTCGAGATAATCGGTCGTCTTGCGCGTATCGCCGAGCCGGTACGCCAGGGCCGCCATGTTCCAGAGCGCTGGCAGATCGCTCCGGTCGCGCTGGTAGGTGTAAGTGAACCAGTAGAGGGCTTCCCGGGGCTGGCCGGCCTGCAGACAGGTCAGGGCGAGTTTCCGGGAAATTTTGGGCGATTCGGGCTGTTTTTTCTGCAGGCTGAGCAGAAAAGGAATCATCGAGGCGTGTTCAGCCTTCTGATACATATAGGCGTCAAGCAGTTTCCGGTCAGCCGGAAGCCGCTCCGCCGTCACAGCCTCGATCCCGCCGCGGTGCTTCGGCAGGGGGGCTCGTGGATCGTGCCGCTTCGGCAGCTCCATGTGCTTGATGAGCTCGGAATACCCCATCTGCCGGGCCATTTCTTCCGCGGGCGGATCGGCGAACGCGGGCACGGCCGTCATCATGCAGAGCGCGCCGGCAATCAGGGTGCGGGATGTTCGATACATGTCATGCCTCCATGGAGGGAACGCCGTAAGATATTTTCTCACGTTCCTCTATCGGCAGTTTGTAAACATCCTGAAATACGGTATATTCGATTCTGATTTTCAAACCATCAGGGAAGGATGAATCATGTCTGCCGAAACCTGGAAATTCCCCAAAGAATTCTGGCTCGCCAACTTCATGGAACTATGCGAGCGCGCCGCCTATTACGGCTTCTTCATCGTTCTGACGCTGTTTTTGACGGACATCGTCGGATTCTCTGACAAGGAAACGGGCGTCGTGGCCGGCGTATTCTACGCTCTTTTGTATCTGCTGCCGCCGTTCGTCGGGGCTTTTTGCGACAAGATCGGCTTCCGGTACGGCATGATCGTGGCGTTCGCGCTGCTGACGGTCGGCTACACCCTGCTCGGCATCTTTCACGGAAAACTCGCGGTCATCATCATCCTGGGCATCCTGATGCTCGGCGGCTCGTTCATCAAACCCCTCATCACGGGCACGGTCGCGAAGACCACGAACGAAGCGAATCGCGCGCGGGCGTATTCCCTGTTCTACTGGGTCGTGAACCTGGGCGCGTTCGGCGGTAAGACGGTCGTCCCCTACGTGCGGCAGGGAATGGGCCTCGAATACGTGAACTTTTTCTCGGCGGGCATGTCGCTTCTCGCGCTTCTGTTCGCGATTTTCATGTTCAAGAACGTCGAGGGCGAGGCCAAGTCCGACAAGACGATCGGCCAGGTCTTCACCTCGCTGAAGGCGATCTTCCTGTCGCCCCGGCTGATGGCGCTGACGCTGATCGTCGCCGGTTTCTGGATCATCCAGCAACAGATGTACGCAACGATGCCCAAATACGTCATCCGGCTGATCGGCGACAGCGCCAAGCCCGAGTGGCTGGCGAACGTGAACCCGTTCGTCGTGGTGCTGTTCGTCGTGCCGGTCACCCAGCTGATGAAGCGTTTCGCCGCGGTTTCGTCGATGCTCGTCGGCATGGTGCTGATGCCCTTTTCGGCCTTCGCGATGGCCAGTTCGCAGTGGCTCGAGTCGGGTTTCATGGGGCTTCACCCAGTGACGGTGATGATGATTCTGGGAATCGCGATCCAGGGGCTCGCCGAGTGTTTCATCTCGCCCCGGTTCCTCGAGTATTTCTCATTCCAGGCGCCCAAGGGCGAGGAAGGTGTATATCTGGGCTTCAGCCACCTGCACTCGTTCTTCTCCGCACTGGCCGGATTCATCCTGTCGGGCTTCCTGCTCGACGCCTACTGCCCCGATCCCAAGACCCTGCCCGCCGGCATTTCGGCGGCGGAAAAGGCGGCCGTCTACGCGAACGCCCATAGCATCTGGTATGTATTCATGGCTATAGGATTCATTTCCGCCGTCGCGCTGTTCATCTTCAAGACCGTGACCGATCGCACGCCGGAGCAGGCCGTCACCCCGGCCAAGGCCTGACCGGACATCCAGGTGCGCATGGAGGGGCGGGTTTGAAACCCGCCCCTCCATCATCTAGCCGATGACGTTGCGGCGGAAGGTTTCGATGTCGGTTTTCTCGAGGATCATGCCGAGGCGCTGGTGAGGCCGGCCGTTGGCCTTGAACCAGTTGATCACCTTGGCGGCGACAATAAGGGCGGTCTCGGTATCGATATCCTTGATCAGTTCTTTTGAAAGGCGCGGAATCGCGCCGCCGTTTCCGCCGACCATGACGCGCCAGCCATTGTGCAGACCGATGAAGCCCAGGTCCTTGATGCAGGTCTCGGCGCACTGGTTCGGACAGCCGCTGACGCCGATCTTGAACTTGCCGGGAAGCTGAAGGCCGTGGTACAGCTCGTCGAGTTTCATTCCCAGCGAGAGGCTGTCCTGGATGCCGCGCTTGCAGAACGTCGTTCCCGGGCAGGTTTTCACGCTCCGGATGCAGAGGCCGACGGCGGCGCCCGGTTTCATGCCGCCCAGATCTTCCCAGATGCCGTCGACGTCTTCTTCCCTGATGCCCACCAGCGCGATGCGTTCGGCGCTTGTCAACTTGATGGCCGGCACGTTGAACTTTTCGGCGACATCGGCAATCTTGCGAAGCGTGGCCGGACTGACGACCCCGCAGGGAATATGCGGCGCCACTGCGTAGGTCTTCTGGTCGCGCTGGATGATGACGCCCTTTTCTCCGTCCTGAAGCATGATTGGAACCCCCGTTCTGAATTTTTTCGTGCGCCATTATCGCATTCCATGGCCGTTTCATCAACCAAGGCCCCCGAATTTCATCGATCCCGCGAGGCGTCTCTGGTCGATAACCGCCGTTTGTGATATCTTCGCCGTCGCGCTGCAGTATGGACTCACCCCCGGCTGTCCGCGCCCATCCCCCTCTCACGGAGGATTCAGAATGTACCGAACCATTTCCCTCACGACAGCCGCCACGTCGAACGCCTCGATTCGACGGGATGCGGCGATTGTCATCGCCGGAGCTCTGTTCATCGCGTTGTGTTCGAGAATCGAGATCCCGCTGTACCCCGTTCCGATCACCGGACAGACGTTCGGCGTCCTGTTCGTCGGGGGAGCCCTCGGCATGATGCGGGGAACGGCAGCCGCGGCCCTGTTCGTCATGCTGGGCCTGTCGGGACTTCCCGTTTTCTCGGGCGGTGCCTGCGGACCGGCCCACCTGTTCGGCCCGACCGGCGGCTACCTCGCCGGCTTCGTCGCTGCGGCGGCGTTTGTAAGCGCCCTTTTCGGGCGCGGGTTCGGCCGGACGTTTTCCGGGAAACTCGCCGTCATGGCCGGCGGCAACCTCGTGATCTACCTGTTCGGCGCCACCCATCTCGCGGCGTTCGTCGGACCGGAGCGCGCCTTCACGTGCGGTGTTCTGCCGTTCCTGGCAGGCGATCTGTTCAAGGTCTTTTTCGCCGCCGCCCTTCTGCCAGCCCGGAACGTCCGCTGAAATTCCCGGTCAAAAATCTCTCGGGAACAACGTTTCGGCGGTTCCCCGGGTCTGCGCTTTACAAAGCGTCGGGTGTGCGGTAAGATGGCGTCGCCTCGACCGAGGCACAACTTCGGAAAAGGAGTTCTCACACAATGGCTATCAAGGTCGATAAGGAAAAATGCACCGGTTGCGGCGCCTGCGTCGGCACCTGCCCCGTTGAAGTCCTCGAGATCAAGGACGGCAAGGCCAACTACAAGGGCGACGGCTGCATCGAGTGCGGTGCCTGCGTTTCCGTGTGCCCGGTTGAAGCGCTGAAACTGTAAGATATTTTCGATCGCTTCAGATCAAGCGACCGGACCCATCTGGATCCGGTCGCTTGTTTTTTCGCCGAACACATCGGAACTCACATGCCGCTCGATCCTGACGACTGCTCGCCTCCATCGCTCCCCGAGGAACTCTCGGAAGGTATCGCCCCCCCCTGATCGGCCGGAGGCTGGGTATCGCCGCCCGAGTCACCGTTTTCCGTATTGCCCCCGCTCTGCGGCGGGAAATCGGGGTTGTCTCCCGTAGGAAGCACCGGGTCACTGCCGCCGGTCATGCCGTCACCCGCGGGCATTCCCGCATCGGGTTCATTGCCTTCCCCGCCTCGAACGGGGGGCGTTCCCGAGGCGGCGCCCGGTTGTCCGCCGTCACCCGGCTGTTCGCGATCCATTTTCTCGATTTCGGCGGTCGCACGATCGAAGTCGGACCGAGCTTTCGACAGTTCCCTGCGTTTCTGCTCGAGGTCTTTCTCGAACCGGTCGCGTCGCCGGTCGTAGCGGCTGTCTTTCAGGGTATACCACAGACGGTTCGCCTTG
It encodes:
- a CDS encoding biotin transporter BioY, with amino-acid sequence MYRTISLTTAATSNASIRRDAAIVIAGALFIALCSRIEIPLYPVPITGQTFGVLFVGGALGMMRGTAAAALFVMLGLSGLPVFSGGACGPAHLFGPTGGYLAGFVAAAAFVSALFGRGFGRTFSGKLAVMAGGNLVIYLFGATHLAAFVGPERAFTCGVLPFLAGDLFKVFFAAALLPARNVR
- a CDS encoding MFS transporter; this encodes MSAETWKFPKEFWLANFMELCERAAYYGFFIVLTLFLTDIVGFSDKETGVVAGVFYALLYLLPPFVGAFCDKIGFRYGMIVAFALLTVGYTLLGIFHGKLAVIIILGILMLGGSFIKPLITGTVAKTTNEANRARAYSLFYWVVNLGAFGGKTVVPYVRQGMGLEYVNFFSAGMSLLALLFAIFMFKNVEGEAKSDKTIGQVFTSLKAIFLSPRLMALTLIVAGFWIIQQQMYATMPKYVIRLIGDSAKPEWLANVNPFVVVLFVVPVTQLMKRFAAVSSMLVGMVLMPFSAFAMASSQWLESGFMGLHPVTVMMILGIAIQGLAECFISPRFLEYFSFQAPKGEEGVYLGFSHLHSFFSALAGFILSGFLLDAYCPDPKTLPAGISAAEKAAVYANAHSIWYVFMAIGFISAVALFIFKTVTDRTPEQAVTPAKA
- a CDS encoding NAD(P)/FAD-dependent oxidoreductase; its protein translation is MLQDGEKGVIIQRDQKTYAVAPHIPCGVVSPATLRKIADVAEKFNVPAIKLTSAERIALVGIREEDVDGIWEDLGGMKPGAAVGLCIRSVKTCPGTTFCKRGIQDSLSLGMKLDELYHGLQLPGKFKIGVSGCPNQCAETCIKDLGFIGLHNGWRVMVGGNGGAIPRLSKELIKDIDTETALIVAAKVINWFKANGRPHQRLGMILEKTDIETFRRNVIG
- a CDS encoding 4Fe-4S binding protein; the protein is MAIKVDKEKCTGCGACVGTCPVEVLEIKDGKANYKGDGCIECGACVSVCPVEALKL